Genomic segment of Nocardiopsis mwathae:
GGCCGCTCGGCACCGGTTCCACAGACGGCGTCGATTGCCGGACCTGCGTTCACATCCTTGTGGTAACCGGTGTTCGGCCGAGCGGCCGAGAAACTTCGCGGTAACTCAGGTTATACATCGTGGTCCGACCCCGATGCCACTCGGAGGTCTAGACCAACCGCCGCCACGGTGCGGTGGTCGTGGCGACCTGAGTCGCCTGGCGCGGATCACGCGCGGCCGGCCGGCACCGCCGTGGTGCGACCAAGGCGAGTGTTTCCACGCCCTGCTGTTCGCAAACATCATCAAACTAAGTGAAAACAGCCGGAAATACCCACATAACGCGGGTGTGCTCCCCGCCCTGCCGGGGGTCGGGTGCGGGCGGCGCCGACCGAACCGGCGTCACCGCTGGTCACGAGGGCGACCAGAGGGACAGCAGGAGCGCCGCGCACCACCCCCACGCTACCCCTCCCCCGCCCCGACCGGGCGGATATGCGAGATACACCACACGACCACCGGAGGCACGCCACACCGAAACACCGCGCGCACGCGCGGCCACGGTCGCGAGCCGCCCCCGCCGACCGCTGGGTCGGGACGGCGGCGCCCCGGGCTCCGCCGGGTGCGTGGGATGATCGGGGGCGTGATCGATCATCCGTCCGAGCTGTCGGACCTGCTCGCAGAACACGGGGCCGACGCCGCCCGCCTGCACGATGTCCTGGCCCTCCTCGCCGGCGGCGGCTGGTGGAGCACCCGGGACCTGGTGCGCGGCACCGCTGTCCCCCACCGCGTCGTGGAGCGCGTTGTGCAGGCCCTCGGCGGGGAGCTGGAGCGCGACCCGGGCGGCGGGGCCCCGGGGGCCGGCGGCGAAGCGCGGGTCAGGCTGCGATCCCCGGGCCGCTACACGGTGTTCGCCCGCCCCGCGCTGGCCGACCCGGTCGGCCACCTGCTCGACGGGCACACGCGGGCCGCGGACGAGCTGGAGCGGCTGGTCGCGCGGGCGCCCGCCTCCCGCGCCGATCTCGACCACGTCGCCGCGAGCGCACGCACGGCGCTGCGCCGGGGGGTCTATCTGGCGACCAGGTTCGCGCTTCCCGGGCGGCGGCTGCTGTGCGTCGGCGACCACGACCTGACCTCACTGGCCGCCACACTGGTGTGCCCGGACGCCGAGGCCCTCGTCGTGGACATCGACGAGCGCATGCTCGACTACATCGACGCGGCCGCGGCCCGGCTCGGCCTGCCGGTGCGCTGTCACTTCGCCGATCTGCGGCTGGGCCTGCCGGAGGCGGTACGGGGCCGGGCCGACCTCGTGTTCACCGACCCGCCCTACACCCCCGAGGGGGTCGAGCTGTTCGTCCGGAGGGGTCTGGAGGGCCTCTCCGACCCGCGGCGGGGACGGATCCTCCTGGCCTACGGCGCCAGCGAGACCACCCCCGCGCTCGTCGCCAAGACCCAGTCCCGGCTGGCCCGGATGGGCCTGGCCACCGAGGCGGTCTGGCCGGACTTCAACCGCTACCTGGGCGCCGAGGCGATCGGCGCCGCCAGCGACCTCTACGTGCTCCGCCCGACCTCCCGCACCCCCGCCCCCGACGCGGGCGGGTCCGATGCGGCGCGGATCTACAGCCAGGGCGCCAACGCCAAGGAAGCCGGTGCGGCGCTGCCGGACGAGGCGGCGCGGGCGGCGCTGCGGCGGATCGCGGGCGAGGGTGCCGACGGCGTCGACACCCTCGTCGGTGCCTGGCCGAAGGGGGCGGCCGAGAGCGCCGCGCGCCGGGTGCGGCTCGCGACGTGGCTGGGCTCCCCCACACCCGGAGACCGGGTGGCCCTCAACCTGACCGGCGGGTGGGACGCCCTCGTCGGCCGCGCGGTCCTGGCCGCGTCCGCGACGGAGGTGTACGCGGTCGTGCCGTCCTCCGCCGGGGCCGTTCGGGACGAGGCGGGCCAGACGGCCCTGCGCGCCCTACTGGAACCGCGCTTCACGCTGCGCTTCCTCCGCGGCGTGCCCGGACCGCGCACGACCCTCGTGGTGGCGCACGCCGAGGAACCCGACGGTGCGGCCACACCGGGGCAGCGCCTGCTGCGGCACTGCCAGGGCCGCGCGCACGGGCGGCTCACCAGCACGCTGCGTGAGGGGCTCGTCGCCGTCACCGCCGAACTGGGCCGCCCGCTGAACAAGAAGAGCGCGCGGAGCCGGGTGGCCGAGGCGGCCCCGTGGCTGCCCGGGCACACCCTGCTCGACCTGCCCGCACACCGCTTCGGCGAGCTGCGCGCCCTCACCGACCGGTTGGCCGCCGAGGAGCCCGGCACCTGAGCAGCCCCGGTATCCCCCAGATCGACGGAGGAGGGAATCGCTCTCCCGTGGACGGGTCCGGGTGCGTGCGGATCAGGGGCCGAGGTGCGACCGGAACAGCCGACCGGGGCAGAAAGGCGTCCGGGCGGCGGAGTGGCGGCTACCCGGCGTCGGCACCCTCGCCGGCCTGGGTGTCGGCGGCGTCCTCCAGTTGGGCCATACGGCGGAAGAGCAGGTCGCGGAAGGAGCTCAGGGCGATGAGCGGCGAGGAGAGGCTCTCCTTCTCCTCCGCCGAGGTCGAGCCCTGCGGCTGCGCCCATGTCACCAGCAGGTAGTGGCCGCTGACGGTGGCCTCCGCCTCGTTGTACCCGGCGCCCAGCGCGGCCGTGCCCTCGTCGTCGCCGGCGCCGGTCAGCACGAAGCCGCCCGCGTCGGAGTCGGGGTCGTCCGGCAGCTCCATGGCGTCGGCGACGGCCCGCGAGCCCTCGGTGTCGGCGAGGTTGAACAGCACCGCCAGCCCGACGTAGTCGTCGGAGGTGTAGGCGCCGCGCGCGGCCTGGGTGCAGCCCGCATCGGCGAGGGCCTGCTTCAGGTCCTCGCCCCACACCAGTTCCGAGCAGTCCTCGGTGAACGTCCGGTCGGCCAGGGTGAACGTGATGCCCTGGCTGCTGATCTCCTCGTCGCGGAAGACCTCACTCTCGTTGAGCGGGCGGCTGTCCACCTCTTGGGAGGCGAGCGCCTCGTTGAGGCCGTCTCCGGAGCCGATGACGGTGTAGGACACCGGGCGGCTCTGCTCGGGCGCGGCCGCGCCCGGCATGAACTGCAGGACCAGGGCGACGACGAGCGCGATCACCGCGACGCCCAGCGCACCGAGCAGGATCGGGATGGCACGCCCGAAGGACTTCCGGCCGGAGCCGCCCGCGTCGCCTGAACCGCCCGCCTTGCCCGGCCGCTCGGGGCGGCGGCGCCGGGAGCCCTTGGGCCGCGGGGACACCGGACCGGCGGTGTGCGCCTCTCCCGCCGCCCCGTCCTCGGGGCGCCGGGGGTCGGCGGCGAGGCCTTCGATGGCCTCGGCGTCGTCGTTTTTCCTCCGCCGACCACGACTGCCAGGCACGGACGATGCAGAAGAAGACACCAGGAACCTCTCGGAAAGCTTACGGGAGAACGGGGTCCTCCCGGTCGGACGGGGGCGGGGGGCCGGCCCGCGGGCGATTCCCCGCGGGTGCGCAAATCCTAGCCTGAGCCGCGGCGCGTGCGAACGCGCTCAGCCCTGCTGCTTCTTGGCGGCCCCGACCTCCTGGTAGACGTAGGTCGCGGCGTCCATGGCCACGACGTTCAGCGCCGCCATGCTGTCGTCGTTCCCGGGGTCGGCACCGTCGGTGCGGGCCACCCAGAACACGGCCAGGTAGTGGCCCATGACCTGCGAGGTGGCCTGGCTGTAGCCCTCGTGCAGGCCCGAGATGCCGTCCTCCAGCGGGAGGATGAACCCGGGCTCGGTGTTCTTCGGGTCGTTGATGTCGAGCGCCGCGGCGACCTTTCCGGCGGCGTCGGCGTCCTGCAGGTCGAAGAGCGTGAACTGCGCCACGAACTCCCCGTCCTGGTCCTGGTAGACGCCGCGGGCGGCCGAGCCGCAGGAGCCGTCGGCCAGCGCCTGCTGCAGGTGCTCGCCCCAGACCACGGCGGTGCAGGTGTCGGTGACCTCGGAGTCGTCGAGGAGCAGCTCGTAGCCCTGCATGCTGAGCTTTTCCGCGGGTCCGAAGACCGCCTGCTCGGTGAGGGGCTGGGCGTCCGTGGGCCGCTCGGCGATGGGCGCGAAGACGTCGGAGCCTTCGGTCTGGCCCTGGTAGAGGCGGGGGACGAGGGTGGGGTGGCCCTTGGGGGGCTCGATGATGGCGTTGGCGCCGTCGCCGTAGCCGCCGACCTCGCCGCGGATGAGCTGGACGATGAGCACGCCCAGCAGTGAGACGAGCGCCACCGCGCACAGGGCGAGCAGGGTGCCGAGCACGACCGTGCCGCGCTTGCGCTGGCTCTGCTCGGCCAGGGTGTAGACCACCTGGTTGGGGCGTTCGCCGAGGACGCTGACGCGCCGCAGCGCTGAGGCGGAGAACTTGGAGACCGGGTCGGTGCGGCCGGAGCCGCGGCGGCCGCGGCCGGTCGCGCCCTTCTTGCCCGCGGATCTGCGCCCGCGACCGGACGAGCCGCGGCCGCGCCTGGACTGCTCCTCGTCGGTCGCGTCGGCGGACTCGGCAGCCTCGGCTGAGTCGTCCGCCGGGTCGGGAACGCATGCGTCAGCAGTGGATTCGTCGTCGGCGACGCCGACGGCACCGCCCTGGTCGGTGCCGTCGTGGACGTGCTCGTCCGGTGCGGCGCGCCGCGCGTCGCGGCGGCCCTTGCGGCCGACGGAGTCGGATCTACTCACGTGTACGTACTCACCCGTTCAGCGGGGCCCGCCGCGGCGCACAGCTGGCGTCGCGGCGGGCCGTCGCGGTCGACTTGCGGCGTTACGGCCCCTTGCTGTCAGAGGTTCCGGAACTCGTCCCACCGTTTCGGGAATCGGTCCCGGTGGACGAGGTGCCCGCGTCCGACCCGCGGGCGCCCGAGGGGCCGCGGTCGTCCGACGAGGCGGGGTCGGTGTCGATCACCTGCGTTCCCACATCGTGCCCGACGGGCACGACGCGCGTCGAGAAGCGGTCCAGCCGCCGCCCGGCCCACACGAAGTAGGCGAGGGCGCCGAGGAACACCAGGAGTGCGGTCCAGTTGTTCAGTCGGAAGCCCAGGATGTCGTTGGCGGGGTCCACGCGCAGGTACTCGATCCAGAACCGACCCACACAGTAGCCCATGACGTAAAGCGCGAAGAGCCGTCCGCCGCCGAGGCGGTCCCCCATCACCCTGCCGATCCAGGCGAGCAGCACGGCGAGTGCGAGGCACCACAGGGACTCGTACAGGAAGGTGGGGTGGTAGGTGAACACCCCCGGTTCCATGCCCGGTCGCAGCACGCCGTTGGGGTAGGGGGAGATCTCCAGCGCCCACGGGACGTCGGTGGGGCGGCCGAAGAGCTCCTGGTTGAAGTAGTTGCCCCAGCGCCCGAAGGCCTGGCCGAGCGGGATGGTCGGGGCGATGGCGAAGGAGAGCTTCGACATCGACAGGCCGCGGCGGCGGGCCACCCACCACACGCCCAGTGCGCCCAGCGGGACCGCGCCCCAGATGCCCAGGCCGCCCTCCCAGATGAACAGCGCCCGGATGGGTTCCCGGCCCGGACCGAAGTACAGCTGGTAGTCGGAGATCACGTGGTAGAGGCGGCCGCCGACGAGGCCGAGGAGCACCGCCGGGACCGCGAGGTCCATGATGGTGCCCTTCTCTCCGCCCATGGCGGCCCACCGGCGCTCTGCCCAGAACACGGCGGCGATGACGCCCGCGAGGATGCACAGGGCGTAGAAGTGGATGGTGAGGGGCCCGATGGGAATCGAGCTCACCGTCGGGCT
This window contains:
- a CDS encoding bis-aminopropyl spermidine synthase family protein, which produces MIGGVIDHPSELSDLLAEHGADAARLHDVLALLAGGGWWSTRDLVRGTAVPHRVVERVVQALGGELERDPGGGAPGAGGEARVRLRSPGRYTVFARPALADPVGHLLDGHTRAADELERLVARAPASRADLDHVAASARTALRRGVYLATRFALPGRRLLCVGDHDLTSLAATLVCPDAEALVVDIDERMLDYIDAAAARLGLPVRCHFADLRLGLPEAVRGRADLVFTDPPYTPEGVELFVRRGLEGLSDPRRGRILLAYGASETTPALVAKTQSRLARMGLATEAVWPDFNRYLGAEAIGAASDLYVLRPTSRTPAPDAGGSDAARIYSQGANAKEAGAALPDEAARAALRRIAGEGADGVDTLVGAWPKGAAESAARRVRLATWLGSPTPGDRVALNLTGGWDALVGRAVLAASATEVYAVVPSSAGAVRDEAGQTALRALLEPRFTLRFLRGVPGPRTTLVVAHAEEPDGAATPGQRLLRHCQGRAHGRLTSTLREGLVAVTAELGRPLNKKSARSRVAEAAPWLPGHTLLDLPAHRFGELRALTDRLAAEEPGT
- the lgt gene encoding prolipoprotein diacylglyceryl transferase, with the translated sequence MTYAAIPSPTVSSIPIGPLTIHFYALCILAGVIAAVFWAERRWAAMGGEKGTIMDLAVPAVLLGLVGGRLYHVISDYQLYFGPGREPIRALFIWEGGLGIWGAVPLGALGVWWVARRRGLSMSKLSFAIAPTIPLGQAFGRWGNYFNQELFGRPTDVPWALEISPYPNGVLRPGMEPGVFTYHPTFLYESLWCLALAVLLAWIGRVMGDRLGGGRLFALYVMGYCVGRFWIEYLRVDPANDILGFRLNNWTALLVFLGALAYFVWAGRRLDRFSTRVVPVGHDVGTQVIDTDPASSDDRGPSGARGSDAGTSSTGTDSRNGGTSSGTSDSKGP